CTCAATTTAAAGCAAGATAATAAATTCTCTTTATTACAATTAGGAACATTCTCTCAAACTGAAGCCTACCATCGTCATCGAATTTACAAAGAAAAATGTGCAAGTTTACGTTTGTTATCTCAAATAAATAAAAATATTAAGTATTTACCAGATGCAATTATTATCTGTCAGCATAATGGTAATATTTCTTGGTGTAATTCAATTGCGCAACAGATGTTTGATTTTTGTTGGAATAAAAAAGTCCAGAAAAATATTTTTGATGTTATTTTTTATGAACAATTTAAACATTATTTTTTTCAGTCAAAAAAAAGACGACCGTTAGTACTATTAACTTATAATCAACGTTATATTGAGGTGCAGTCGCACGCTTATAATTCTCATATGATTTTAGTTGTCGCTCGAGATATTACAGATATGATTCATTTACTTAATTCACGCCAAAAATTCTTGAGTAACATTAATCACGAGCTACGTACTCCATTAACCGTATTACAAGGTTACTTAGAAATTCTTGCAGATAATAATACTCAGAACCCTCTACAAAAAAAGGCTATTTTTGCAATGCAAGAGCAAAGCCAACGAATGGAACATCTATTACAACAATTTAATTTTTTAGCAAAAATAGAAACAACTTCAGATAAGGATTTTCGTACATTTGATATGTCAGCCATGATAAATTCTTTAAGAAAAGATACAGATATATTAAATACTTATAATCATCACATTGAATTTATTATTCAACCTAATATCATTATTTTTGGAAATGAATTTCAACTAAGAAGTGCCGTTTCAAATTTAATTTATAATGCTATTAAGCATTCTGGTAAACAGTGTCATATTCAAATTAAATGGGAAACTTGTGAACAGGGTATTAAATTTAACGTGATAGATAATGGTGTTGGCATATCACCACAGCATATTCCACATTTAACAGAACGTTTTTATAGAGTTGATGAATCTCGTAGCCATTTAACTGGTGGAAGTGGTTTAGGACTAGCTATTGTGAAGCATACTTTATTACAATATCATTCTCATTTAAATATTGAAAGTACTGAAACGAAGGGTAGTAGTTTTTCGTTTATCATACCTAAACGCTTTGTCATATCAAAAAAAGAATAAAGAAATTCAATGATAACACGTTGCAAGTATTAGCTGACACGGTAGTAAATAACACATCAGAAAATCGAAAATGGTGGGCTAGTGGAGAACTTAGATACATAAAAAACACAGCTTGGTAGTTTTTCACCCATCTAAACTTTTACTATGGAGCTTGATTGCTTGATGGAAAACGTATTTTATTTAATAAGTTAAAAGTTCTAAACAGGAAACTTATATTATTTACATTATGTAGCAGTGGCTAAATCACCTAAATCTTTATCAATCAAACATAAATCTTTATCAATCAAGCATAAATCTTTAAATGCTGCAGCACTTTCACACCCATGAATGTAAATAAACGTCATAGTATGGCTCTAAATTAATTTACTCGTTCATCTTATCTGTGATGATTTGATTAAGTATAACTAATTAAGAGAGGAGAAATAATCTCTTCATAACCTATAATTAAAGTTACTTTGCATTTTTATAATTTAACATAATATACATTATGCGAAATTAGTTATCTGGTTAGCAAAAACTACGGATTAAATAAATCACAGAGTTATGCACAAGTCACGGATACTAGCAAAACAAGACAAAATAAGGCTATATAACACGTTGTAACGTGTTGTTTTATAGAGTTATTGAATGGAAGAATGAAAATGTAAAGGCAATGTAAAGGTAGAATAAGCTAAATTTATGTGATTGCGCTACGTAAAATCTGGAGAATTTCTTGGATAATTATTCCCAGAAAAAACAACAAAAAAAGCACGTTTTTCTTAAAACGTGCTTTTTGACAAAATGTGACAACGTATTGACTAGCCTAGTAGTTTTATACCATATTCATATACTTGTTGCAGTAAAGATAGTTTTTCATGGTTATCTGAATGTTCCTCTGCTAAACGTTGTAAACTTGATTCAAAATTTACCGCACTTTTTTCAAGTTTATTCTGTCTATATTTCTGCCATTTAATTTGTTCAGCGCGTGTAAGGGTTTTATAAAAATGGCGAGCTCGATAATGGAACAATAATTCAGGGATACGTTTATCTTCAAAAGCTAAACCATGTTCAGCTAATTTTTCCGCAGGTAAACTACGTAAAATAGACATATTATTTTTATCAGCATTGCTGAAAAAGCCATTGTATAGCTCAGTTTCCACATTATCATTTGATTCAAATTGACGTTCTTCATTAAAAATATCCGTCACTTTTTCACGAATATCAAAAGATGCTCGTAATTTTGCAAGATTATCCAAGCATAATTGACGATCAATACCCAAGCGATTTGCTGTTTCTGGCAACAAGGTTTTGGCTGGCGCTAAAATAGGACATTTATTGATATGCACAAGCTTTAATGGGATGGATGAAACTCCCCTTTCTTCTAATTCCAATTTTTTGGTATATAAATCTGCCCGTAATTCATCCGCACTTTTGGCTAATAAATTATCGATATCGCCAGTTAAATCACAAACAATAAGTGCATTTTGATTTGTCGGATGCCAAGCTAAAGGGGCAACCCAAGTGCAATTTCCACGATAATTCCCTAACATCCCAGAAACATGCACTAAAGGTGTCATTGCGCCTGTATCAACCAATTTTTCGATTTCTTTTTTACCGCGATTTTCAAAGAAATATTGGAATAATTTAGGCTGTTTTTCTTTAATTAATTTCGCCATAGCAATAGTTGCATATACATCAGCCATTGCATCATGAGCATTTTCATGCTCAATACCATTTGCTTTAGTGAGTTTTTCTAAGCGGAAACTTGGCATTCCATCATCGTCATAAGCCCAATTAATCCCTTCTGGACGCAAGGCATAACAAGCTCGTACTAAATCTAACAAATCCCAGCGTGAATTCCCGTTTTTCCAACTGTATTCATAAGGATCAATAAAATTACGATAAAACGTATAACGCGTCATTTCATCATCGTAACGAATGTTGTTATAACCCATTACGCAAGTATCGGGCTGTGAGAATTCTGTCAAGATTCTTGCGGCAAATTCAGGCTCTGAAAGCCCCTTTTCATTACATTCTTGTGGCGTAATTCCTGTTACCATTACCGCTTCAGGAGCCGGTAAATAATCGTTGGTTTGTTTACAATAAAACATTATTGGTTCGCCAATAATATTAAAATCAGCGTCTGTACGAATACCCGCAAATTGCGCAGGACGATCTGTTGCGGGATTTACACCAAAACTTTCATAATCGTAAATAAAAAAGCTGAAATCTTTTGCCATGACTACTCTCTTTTACGCAATAAGTTTATCTAAATAATATAGGCAGAAAATAGCTGATAAACTAAAAATAATACCTATCCAATTTAGCTTACTGATTTTTTCTTTAAAAACTAATGCGCCAATTATCGTACCCAAGCAAATCACGCCAATATTCATTCCCGCAAAAACAAGCGTTGGATTTCCAGCAAAACTTTGATGTGCTTTTATATAGAATAAAATATTAAAGAAATTCAATACCCCTAAAACGATGCCGCCAATTACACTTGATGATGTCCATTGGGCTCGTTTTAAGAATAAATAGATAAACATAACACAAGCTGCAAGCGAAAAAGAAATAAACAATGTAGCAGGAAATGCACCGCCGCTTTTCGCAACTTGCTTGAATAAAATATCAATAATGCCATACCCAAACCACACGCCAATTAATCCTAAAACACCTTTAAAATTCACCGCACTTTGCCCTTGATTTGGCTTAGTTAATAAACAAAATAAACCAATAAAGGCTAATACAACGCCAGTGATTTTAGATTGACTTAGTGTTTCATGAAAAATTAAAAATGCCGATAAAATAGGAAGAAACAACGAAAGACGTTGTGCAGCATCAGAACGTACAATTCCAGCAAACTCCACCGCTTTTGACATAATAATAAACACGCTAGGTAGCAATAAACCTAGTGCTAAAAAAATGGGTGAGTTTTCGCTTTGTACAATGTAATCAGTAAATTCTAAGCCTTTAAAATCAGGTTTGAGTAAGAAATAACTAAAAGTAATGGCTGTGATGTAGTTGAATGCGATAGCTTGTTCAATAATAATATTTTTTTTACGGGCAATTTTTAGTAAAACTGAAACCGCTACGCTACAAAGAATGGCAAGAATAAGATTGTGCATTTATTAATCCTTAATAGCTTGTTTAATTAAACTCATAATGTATTCAAGATATTGGGTACTTTCAATGGTAATTTCATAATCCCCATTCCCCCAGTGACCTGTATTAGATACATTTTTTGCTAAATTTTTAGGATCATCTAACTCTCCATAAGGAAGATTAATCCAAATTTTTAAATTCTTTTGTTGGATACGAATATCTGCAATATTTCGATCTTTTTTGAATGCAATGTAAAGTTTTCTAGTATTAATTTCGATATTAGGATCTAAATTTAAAATGCCTTGTTTAAAATCTTCGTATAGTTCTTGAATAAAATCTGATTTATCACTTAAGTGATCAGATTCTTGATAAACTTTTATTTCTTTTAATGTAGAAAATTCTTCATTTTTTTCAATAGAAACAGCTTTAATATTCGGTGCTGATTTTGATTTATTAATAATATTGAGCGTAATAATATCATTATCAAAGCGATTAACTTCCCATAATTCAATAGGTAAATCTTTAAAATTTGTGGCTTGAATTTGGAAATCATTAAAAGTAGGTGAAACAAAAATCACCTTAGATTGTGACCATCCACATCATTTCTTTTAAGTGGGGCTTTTTGCTTTTCATTATATTCCACAATAAAATCAGCTTTATATTCAAGCATCAAATTAAGATAAGAAATCCCTTGATCAACCACACTAGAATTTTGTTGTCTTTTATATTCAATAATGACAAAGGCTTGAGTTTCAGGATCAAAAGCTAAGGTATCAATACGCGAATTTTTAATAGAAAATTCTGAGCGAATAAAAATATAGCCACTTAATAAGGTAAGATTTTCTTCAAATAAACGCTGAATATCCTTTTCCAGCTTAAATTTTTGCTGCTTCAGCTGTGATAATTGTCCTTTTTTTGACGTAAAGATTTTCATTATTCCTTCCTTAAAGGCTTAAGTGCGGTCAAAAACACCGAAGTTTTCAATCGCACTTCTCTATTTTTTATATTCTTATTCTGTCACACCGAATCCACGTAAACCAACAACGTGTACATGCTCTTGGTTGCCTGCGATTTTACGCACGAGTTTATAGGTTGTACCTTTTTCTGGGCTAATGTTTTCTGGCGCAGCAATAAGTAACTGCATATCTAAACGTTCGCAAAGCTCAAATAAGGTAGAAATAGATTTACCGTCTAAACGCGCTGCTTCATCTAAGAACAACAAGCGACAAGGCACAATATCTTTACCACGAATTCGACGGCTTTCTTCTTCCCAGCTTTGAACAACCATTAAGAGAATTGACATACCTGTACCGATAGCTTCACCAGTCGAAAGTGCGCCACTTTCAGCGCGTAACCAACCATCAGCGCCACGGAATACTTCCACTTCAAGCTCAAGATAATTACGGTAATCTAACAATTCTTCGCCGATTGTTTGTGCTGTGCGTTGTCCCATATCAATATGTGGATTAATGCGTTGATAGAGCTTCGCCATAGCTTCAGAGAAAGTGATGCGGTTATCGTTGAATAAATCTTGATATTCATCTTGCTGACCAGAAAGTGCGTCCAACAACATGGCATGGGTATCACGAATATTCACTACCAAACGAACAGATTTCACCTGACCGAACGCAATGTTTTGTAAACCTTGGTTAAGCATACGAATACGATTTTGTTCACGCTGAATCGTTTTACGCATAATATTTGCAACACTTTCAGAACTGATAGCCAATTTTTTCTCACGGCCAGTTAATTCAGCCGTTAAACGAGAAAGCTCAATTTCCATTTGTTCAATGGCATCAATTGGATCATCGGTTTTAATGATGTCTTGACGAATACGTTCACGTAGATGCTGATACACCGCAATAAAGAACCGAACTTTATTTTCAAGTTTACGACTATCTTCAGACATTCTTAGACTATCACGTAGATATTCATTATCTGCCACCGCTGTACGCAACGCACCTAATGCTTTATCCGACATTGAACGTAATTCATCTGCAGATAAATAAGCAAGCTCTCGGCGATTGAGGCGTTTTTCCATATCAGAATTACGTGATAGACGTAAAACTACACACCAACTCACTTTCGCTGCCACCACTAATTCACGTTGAGTTTTATAATCACGTTCAGTTTTGCGGATTAGACGATTTAAGTTGTCAGCTTCGCTTTCAATTAATGTGAGTTGTTTTTCTACATAAGACCGACGCTGACGGCTCGTTGAAAGTTGTTGATGTAATTCATCACGACGGATACGCGCGCGTTCTTCAGCACCATCATCAGCTCTCACGCCAAGATCGCTAATCTCACCAATCAATTCATTTAAAAGCTGATATTTACTATCGTAAGAACTTTGTAACTGAATTAATATGCGGTTATATTCAGCAAATTGGCTTTGTTTTTGGCGAACTTGCTCACGTTGCATATCTCGCTGAGCCTGCATTTGTTCTAAACGTTGGCGAAGTTTTTCGTTAAGTTCAGAAGTTTCAGCCTGCCCTGTATCTTCATAACCAAAATGCGGTTTACGTTGTACAACATCAGCTAACGCAAATGCACGTTGTTGAACTTGTTTTTGACGCTCAATCGCTTGAGTTAATTCATTTTTTAAGCCTTCGTAATTTTCTGGATCACTTTGTAAACTATTGGCAATAGGCTCTAATTGTGACAACGTTACGCCATGCTGACGAATAAAATATTCATCTTGCTCTGCAATATCTAATTGCTCACGACATTCTTCAATACGATCAATTAAATCTTCATCAGTCAATACATTGAGCTGTGGAATTAACTTGTTGAGTAACTGTAGTTTTTCTTTTGCATTATCTAATTGAATGCGTAATTGTTGTTCGCCGTTATTGAATTGATTTAATTCACGATCAATTTCATTGCGTTCGCGATTAATTTCAGACATTAACGCTTCTGGATTTGGCTGGAACGCAAGTGACAGATGCAACCCAACAAATTGGCTGAAATGTTCGTGTAAACGTTGGCATTTTTGTACATCAAATGCAATTTGTGCATGTTGTTCTGCCACTTCATCACGTTCAATTTGTAATTCTTCTAAACGTTTTTCACGTGCTGCACGCCCGAATAATGGGATTTCAGGGAATCTTGAATAGCGTAATTCACGATCTGAAACTTGCACTACAACACCCAGCTCAAGTTCTTGTGCAGATAATACGCTGTCGTCAAATGCGGTAGGATCGCCTTCAATTAAATACAAATCATCAGGACAATCTTCTAATTGCGCAAGTTGTTCACGCACAGCATTGAGATCACGCACAACAATAGCATGACGTGCAGGCCCGTAAAGTGCGGAAAAATAAGGCGCATCTTCAATGGTTACATCATCGTAAAGCTCTGAAAGCAACACCCCACCAAAACGTTCTGTCAGCATATTTAAACGTGGATCTTCTGAACCATCTGGCTGACTTAAACGAGAAATTTGTTCATCTAATTGCAAACGTTTTTGTTCAAGTTGATCACGCTGCATCG
The Haemophilus influenzae DNA segment above includes these coding regions:
- the phoR gene encoding phosphate regulon sensor histidine kinase PhoR; amino-acid sequence: MKKILNFIVEINLAIIISLFTSDFILWFAIILLLILAWHHINEYRLLKYLNLKQDNKFSLLQLGTFSQTEAYHRHRIYKEKCASLRLLSQINKNIKYLPDAIIICQHNGNISWCNSIAQQMFDFCWNKKVQKNIFDVIFYEQFKHYFFQSKKRRPLVLLTYNQRYIEVQSHAYNSHMILVVARDITDMIHLLNSRQKFLSNINHELRTPLTVLQGYLEILADNNTQNPLQKKAIFAMQEQSQRMEHLLQQFNFLAKIETTSDKDFRTFDMSAMINSLRKDTDILNTYNHHIEFIIQPNIIIFGNEFQLRSAVSNLIYNAIKHSGKQCHIQIKWETCEQGIKFNVIDNGVGISPQHIPHLTERFYRVDESRSHLTGGSGLGLAIVKHTLLQYHSHLNIESTETKGSSFSFIIPKRFVISKKE
- the sbcB gene encoding exodeoxyribonuclease I; this translates as MAKDFSFFIYDYESFGVNPATDRPAQFAGIRTDADFNIIGEPIMFYCKQTNDYLPAPEAVMVTGITPQECNEKGLSEPEFAARILTEFSQPDTCVMGYNNIRYDDEMTRYTFYRNFIDPYEYSWKNGNSRWDLLDLVRACYALRPEGINWAYDDDGMPSFRLEKLTKANGIEHENAHDAMADVYATIAMAKLIKEKQPKLFQYFFENRGKKEIEKLVDTGAMTPLVHVSGMLGNYRGNCTWVAPLAWHPTNQNALIVCDLTGDIDNLLAKSADELRADLYTKKLELEERGVSSIPLKLVHINKCPILAPAKTLLPETANRLGIDRQLCLDNLAKLRASFDIREKVTDIFNEERQFESNDNVETELYNGFFSNADKNNMSILRSLPAEKLAEHGLAFEDKRIPELLFHYRARHFYKTLTRAEQIKWQKYRQNKLEKSAVNFESSLQRLAEEHSDNHEKLSLLQQVYEYGIKLLG
- a CDS encoding DMT family transporter gives rise to the protein MHNLILAILCSVAVSVLLKIARKKNIIIEQAIAFNYITAITFSYFLLKPDFKGLEFTDYIVQSENSPIFLALGLLLPSVFIIMSKAVEFAGIVRSDAAQRLSLFLPILSAFLIFHETLSQSKITGVVLAFIGLFCLLTKPNQGQSAVNFKGVLGLIGVWFGYGIIDILFKQVAKSGGAFPATLFISFSLAACVMFIYLFLKRAQWTSSSVIGGIVLGVLNFFNILFYIKAHQSFAGNPTLVFAGMNIGVICLGTIIGALVFKEKISKLNWIGIIFSLSAIFCLYYLDKLIA
- the mukB gene encoding chromosome partition protein MukB produces the protein MSDVFELENEIELESDEVIMENENVEEIVEEPMPFSMTANNGVERGKFRSLTLINWNGFFARTFDLDELVTTLSGGNGAGKSTTMAGFVTALIPDLTLLHFRNTTEAGSTGGSRDKGLHGKLRPGVCYAVLDTINSRHQRILVGVRLQQIAGRDKKVDLKTFSIQGVELSQNPTALFTETVGERQARVLNLNELKDKIENIGAQFKQYHSITDYHGMMFDLGIIPKRLRSASDRSKFYKLIEASLYGGISSAITRSLRDYLLPENLGVRKAFQDMESALRENRMTLEAIKVTQSDRNLFKHLITETTNYVASDYMRNANERRGNIEAALESRREWYKAKAEQNLSQHRLVDLSREAAELAENERTLEVDHQSAVDYLNLVLNALRHQEKITRYQEDIAELTERLEEQKIVVEDANDALEESQAQFEQTEIEIDAVRAQLADYQQALDAQQTRALQYQQAIAALEKAKTLCGLADLSVKNVEDYHTEFEAHAESLTETILELEHKMSISEAAKSQFDKAYQLVCKIAGEMPRSAAWESAKELLREYPSQKLQAQQTPQLRTKLHELEQRYAQQQSAVKLLNDFNQRANLSLQTAEELEDYHAEQEALIEDISARLSEQVENRSTLRQKRENLTALYDENARKAPAWLTAQAALERLEQQSGETFEYSQDVMNFMQSQLVKERELTMQRDQLEQKRLQLDEQISRLSQPDGSEDPRLNMLTERFGGVLLSELYDDVTIEDAPYFSALYGPARHAIVVRDLNAVREQLAQLEDCPDDLYLIEGDPTAFDDSVLSAQELELGVVVQVSDRELRYSRFPEIPLFGRAAREKRLEELQIERDEVAEQHAQIAFDVQKCQRLHEHFSQFVGLHLSLAFQPNPEALMSEINRERNEIDRELNQFNNGEQQLRIQLDNAKEKLQLLNKLIPQLNVLTDEDLIDRIEECREQLDIAEQDEYFIRQHGVTLSQLEPIANSLQSDPENYEGLKNELTQAIERQKQVQQRAFALADVVQRKPHFGYEDTGQAETSELNEKLRQRLEQMQAQRDMQREQVRQKQSQFAEYNRILIQLQSSYDSKYQLLNELIGEISDLGVRADDGAEERARIRRDELHQQLSTSRQRRSYVEKQLTLIESEADNLNRLIRKTERDYKTQRELVVAAKVSWCVVLRLSRNSDMEKRLNRRELAYLSADELRSMSDKALGALRTAVADNEYLRDSLRMSEDSRKLENKVRFFIAVYQHLRERIRQDIIKTDDPIDAIEQMEIELSRLTAELTGREKKLAISSESVANIMRKTIQREQNRIRMLNQGLQNIAFGQVKSVRLVVNIRDTHAMLLDALSGQQDEYQDLFNDNRITFSEAMAKLYQRINPHIDMGQRTAQTIGEELLDYRNYLELEVEVFRGADGWLRAESGALSTGEAIGTGMSILLMVVQSWEEESRRIRGKDIVPCRLLFLDEAARLDGKSISTLFELCERLDMQLLIAAPENISPEKGTTYKLVRKIAGNQEHVHVVGLRGFGVTE